Proteins encoded by one window of Lathyrus oleraceus cultivar Zhongwan6 chromosome 1, CAAS_Psat_ZW6_1.0, whole genome shotgun sequence:
- the LOC127082613 gene encoding uncharacterized protein LOC127082613 isoform X2, with the protein MKQLPFMAVVCTVMLFIVYRTTKYQYHEEEIDKQWSLWGKTVVPLVSQQEYPATSEKLKSLPRGIIQDSSDLELRPLWSRSNSRSKSRDYSNRNLLAIPVGITQKHNVDAMVQKFLPENFTIILFHYDGNVNGWWSLDWSDKAIHIVAENQTKWWFAKRFLHPDIVSIYDYIFLWDEDLGVENFSPSRYVKIVKEEGLEISQPALDPNSTEIHHRITIRARNKKFHRRVYERRGSTKCSDASEGPPCTGFVEGMAPVFSRSAWYCTWHLIQNDLVHGWGMDMKLGYCAQGDRTKKVGVVDSQFVVHKGIQTLGGSGHGATKVSSLKKTTKKQGGATVDVRTEIRRQSTWELEVFKERWNEATAKDKTWDDPFKRRIRRRGSH; encoded by the exons ATGAAACAGTTGCCTTTCATGGCAGTTGTGTGTACAGTTATGTTGTTCATTGTATATAGAACTACAAAGTATCAGTATCATGAAGAAGAG ATTGACAAGCAATGGAGTTTATGGGGAAAAACAGTGGTACCATTGGTGTCGCAGCAGGAATATCCTGCAACTTCCGAGAAATTGAAAAGCTTGCCGCGAGGTATAATACAAGATAGTTCAGATTTGGAGTTAAGGCCATTGTGGTCGAGAAGTAATTCGAGGTCGAAG TCTAGGGATTATTCTAATCGTAACTTGCTGGCAATTCCAGTTGGTATTACACAAAAGCATAATGTCGATGCTATGGTGCAAAAG TTTCTTCCAGAAAATTTTACAATTATTTTATTCCATTATGACGGGAACGTGAATGGATGGTGGAGTCTTGACTGGAGTGACAAGGCTATACACATCGTTGCTGAGAATCAGACAAAGTG GTGGTTTGCTAAAAGATTTCTTCATCCGGATATCGTTTCTATTTATGATTATATCTTTCTCTGGGATGAGGATTTAGGCGTGGAGAATTTTTCTCCGTCAAG ATACGTTAAAATTGTGAAGGAAGAAGGTTTGGAGATATCACAACCAGCTCTTGACCCTAATTCAACAGAGATACATCATAGAATCACAATTAGAGCTAGAAACAAGAAATTTCACAG AAGAGTCTATGAACGCCGGGGAAGCACAAAGTGTTCAGATGCAAGTGAAGGGCCACCATGCACCGG GTTTGTGGAAGGTATGGCTCCGGTTTTCTCTCGATCTGCATGGTATTGTACATGGCATCTCATACAG AACGACCTTGTCCATGGATGGGGAATGGATATGAAACTAGGATATTGTGCACAG GGTGATCGAACTAAAAAAGTGGGAGTTGTTGATAGTCAATTTGTTGTTCATAAGGGGATACAAACTCTTGGTGGAAGTGGTCATGGTGCAACCAAG GTTTCGAGTCTTAAAAAGACAACTAAG AAACAAGGTGGAGCGACTGTTGATGTTCGAACCGAG ATACGAAGACAGTCAACATGGGAACTTGAAGTCTTCAAAGAACGTTGGAATGAAGCTACTGCAAAGGACAAAACTTGGGATGATCCATTCAAGAGACGCATAAGAAGGCGCGGCAGTCACTAA
- the LOC127082613 gene encoding uncharacterized protein LOC127082613 isoform X1 yields the protein MTSAKSWRWLMRKRSSLPDGGKSSFKMKQLPFMAVVCTVMLFIVYRTTKYQYHEEEIDKQWSLWGKTVVPLVSQQEYPATSEKLKSLPRGIIQDSSDLELRPLWSRSNSRSKSRDYSNRNLLAIPVGITQKHNVDAMVQKFLPENFTIILFHYDGNVNGWWSLDWSDKAIHIVAENQTKWWFAKRFLHPDIVSIYDYIFLWDEDLGVENFSPSRYVKIVKEEGLEISQPALDPNSTEIHHRITIRARNKKFHRRVYERRGSTKCSDASEGPPCTGFVEGMAPVFSRSAWYCTWHLIQNDLVHGWGMDMKLGYCAQGDRTKKVGVVDSQFVVHKGIQTLGGSGHGATKVSSLKKTTKKQGGATVDVRTEIRRQSTWELEVFKERWNEATAKDKTWDDPFKRRIRRRGSH from the exons ATGACGTCGGCGAAATCGTGGAGATGGCTGATGAGAAAAAGGAGTAGCTTGCCTGATGGG GGTAAATCAAGTTTCAAGATGAAACAGTTGCCTTTCATGGCAGTTGTGTGTACAGTTATGTTGTTCATTGTATATAGAACTACAAAGTATCAGTATCATGAAGAAGAG ATTGACAAGCAATGGAGTTTATGGGGAAAAACAGTGGTACCATTGGTGTCGCAGCAGGAATATCCTGCAACTTCCGAGAAATTGAAAAGCTTGCCGCGAGGTATAATACAAGATAGTTCAGATTTGGAGTTAAGGCCATTGTGGTCGAGAAGTAATTCGAGGTCGAAG TCTAGGGATTATTCTAATCGTAACTTGCTGGCAATTCCAGTTGGTATTACACAAAAGCATAATGTCGATGCTATGGTGCAAAAG TTTCTTCCAGAAAATTTTACAATTATTTTATTCCATTATGACGGGAACGTGAATGGATGGTGGAGTCTTGACTGGAGTGACAAGGCTATACACATCGTTGCTGAGAATCAGACAAAGTG GTGGTTTGCTAAAAGATTTCTTCATCCGGATATCGTTTCTATTTATGATTATATCTTTCTCTGGGATGAGGATTTAGGCGTGGAGAATTTTTCTCCGTCAAG ATACGTTAAAATTGTGAAGGAAGAAGGTTTGGAGATATCACAACCAGCTCTTGACCCTAATTCAACAGAGATACATCATAGAATCACAATTAGAGCTAGAAACAAGAAATTTCACAG AAGAGTCTATGAACGCCGGGGAAGCACAAAGTGTTCAGATGCAAGTGAAGGGCCACCATGCACCGG GTTTGTGGAAGGTATGGCTCCGGTTTTCTCTCGATCTGCATGGTATTGTACATGGCATCTCATACAG AACGACCTTGTCCATGGATGGGGAATGGATATGAAACTAGGATATTGTGCACAG GGTGATCGAACTAAAAAAGTGGGAGTTGTTGATAGTCAATTTGTTGTTCATAAGGGGATACAAACTCTTGGTGGAAGTGGTCATGGTGCAACCAAG GTTTCGAGTCTTAAAAAGACAACTAAG AAACAAGGTGGAGCGACTGTTGATGTTCGAACCGAG ATACGAAGACAGTCAACATGGGAACTTGAAGTCTTCAAAGAACGTTGGAATGAAGCTACTGCAAAGGACAAAACTTGGGATGATCCATTCAAGAGACGCATAAGAAGGCGCGGCAGTCACTAA